A region from the Thermococcus sp. Bubb.Bath genome encodes:
- the hydD gene encoding NADPH-dependent hydrogenase/sulfhydrogenase 1 subunit delta, giving the protein MGQNKRIKVGFYALTSCYGCQLQFAMMDELLNALGRLEVKCWYMLDRNSVEDEPVDIALIEGSVSTEEEVELVKKIRENAKIVVAVGACAVQGGVQSWEKDKSLEELWKKVYGDTKVKFQPKMAEPVSKYIKVDYNIYGCPPEKKDFIYTLGTLLICSWPEDIDYPVCLECRLRGNTCVLLEKGEPCLGPLTRAGCDARCPTHGIPCIGCRGAIGYDVAWFDSLARVFKEKGLTREEIIERMKIFNAHNPKLEEMVEKVFQEVKE; this is encoded by the coding sequence ATGGGTCAGAACAAAAGGATCAAAGTTGGGTTTTACGCCCTCACCTCGTGCTACGGCTGTCAGCTCCAGTTCGCGATGATGGACGAGCTTTTGAACGCCCTGGGACGCCTCGAGGTGAAGTGCTGGTACATGCTCGATAGGAATAGCGTCGAGGACGAGCCCGTTGATATAGCCCTCATCGAAGGGAGCGTCTCGACCGAGGAAGAGGTCGAGCTCGTTAAGAAAATCCGCGAGAACGCGAAGATAGTGGTTGCCGTCGGTGCCTGTGCCGTCCAGGGCGGTGTTCAGAGCTGGGAGAAGGACAAGTCGTTAGAGGAGCTCTGGAAGAAGGTTTACGGAGACACCAAGGTCAAGTTCCAGCCTAAGATGGCGGAACCGGTCTCCAAATACATCAAGGTTGACTACAATATCTATGGCTGCCCCCCGGAGAAGAAGGACTTCATCTACACCCTCGGGACGCTCCTCATATGTTCGTGGCCCGAGGACATAGACTACCCGGTCTGCCTCGAGTGCAGGCTTAGAGGGAACACCTGCGTTCTCCTTGAGAAAGGTGAGCCATGTCTCGGCCCGCTCACGAGGGCAGGTTGCGACGCCCGCTGCCCCACCCATGGGATACCGTGTATCGGCTGCCGCGGCGCGATAGGCTATGATGTGGCGTGGTTCGACTCATTGGCAAGAGTTTTCAAGGAGAAGGGGCTCACCAGGGAGGAGATCATCGAGCGCATGAAGATCTTCAACGCCCACAACCCGAAGCTCGAAGAAATGGTTGAGAAGGTCTTTCAGGAGGTGAAAGAATGA
- a CDS encoding hydrogenase subunit gamma, translating into MVLPKEITMPDDNPYALHRVKVLKVYPLTEKEKLFLFRFEDAELAEKWTFRPGQFVQLTIPGVGEVPISICSSAMRKGFFELCIRKAGRVTTVIHRLKPGDTVLVRGPYGNGFPVDEWKGMDLLLIAAGLGTAPLRSVFLYAMDNRWKYGKVTFINTARYGKDLLFYRELEAMKDLAEAENVKIIQSVTRDPDWPGLHGRPQNFIPEANTNPKKAAVAVCGPPRMYKAVFEALINYGYRPENIYVTLERKMKCGIGKCGHCVVGTSTSLKYVCKDGPVFGYFDIVSTPGLLD; encoded by the coding sequence CTGGTTCTTCCCAAGGAGATAACCATGCCCGATGACAACCCCTACGCCCTTCATAGGGTGAAGGTGCTCAAGGTCTACCCGCTCACGGAGAAGGAGAAGCTGTTCCTGTTCCGCTTTGAGGATGCAGAACTCGCAGAAAAGTGGACGTTCAGGCCGGGGCAGTTCGTTCAGCTTACCATCCCCGGAGTCGGTGAGGTTCCGATAAGCATCTGCTCTTCGGCCATGAGAAAGGGCTTCTTCGAGCTCTGCATCAGGAAGGCGGGAAGGGTTACAACCGTAATTCACCGCCTCAAGCCCGGAGATACAGTCCTCGTTCGCGGCCCCTACGGAAACGGCTTCCCCGTTGACGAGTGGAAAGGAATGGACCTCCTCCTGATTGCGGCGGGACTTGGAACGGCCCCGCTCAGGAGCGTCTTCCTCTACGCCATGGACAACCGCTGGAAGTACGGCAAGGTAACCTTCATCAACACGGCCAGGTATGGAAAGGACCTGCTCTTCTACAGGGAGCTCGAGGCCATGAAAGACCTCGCCGAGGCGGAGAACGTCAAGATAATCCAGAGCGTGACGAGAGACCCGGACTGGCCAGGCCTCCACGGAAGGCCCCAGAATTTCATCCCGGAGGCCAATACGAATCCGAAGAAGGCCGCCGTGGCGGTCTGCGGCCCGCCCAGGATGTACAAGGCAGTCTTCGAGGCCCTCATCAACTACGGTTACAGGCCGGAGAACATCTACGTGACCCTTGAGCGGAAGATGAAGTGCGGAATCGGCAAGTGCGGTCACTGTGTGGTTGGGACGAGCACGAGCCTCAAATACGTCTGCAAAGACGGGCCCGTCTTCGGCTACTTCGACATAGTATCAACGCCGGGACTCTTGGACTGA